The genomic window AGAGGTCCGCCGGGTGGCGCCCGTGGTCGAGGCGGTGGCCGCTCTCGGCGTTGCGGTCTCGGTGGACACGCGGAAGGCTCCGGTCGCGCGGGCCGCCCTCGACGCGGGCGCGATCGCGGTGAACGACGTGTCCGGAGGCGTGTTCGACCCGGAGATGCTCCCACTCGTCGCGGAGCGCGGCTGCGACGTCGTCCTCATGCACATGCGCGGTTCGCCGCAGACGATGGACTCGTTGGTCGGATACGCCGATGTCGTCGCCGAGGTGGGCGAGGAGCTGTCCCGGCGCGTAGCCGCGGCCGTGGCGGCCGGCGTCGCGCGTGAGCGGATATGGCTCGACCCGGGCCTGGGGTTCGCGAAGAGCCCCGACCAGTCGCTCGAGCTCCTCGCGCGCGTGGACGTCCTCCGCTCCCTGGGGCATCCTGTGCTGGTGGGTCCCTCCCGGAAGCGCTTCGTCGGACACGTCACGGGTGGCGACCCTGCAGACCGGCTCGAGGGAACCGCGGCTGCCGTAGCCTGGTGCGCGATGTCCGGCGTCGAGATGGTCCGGGTCCACGACGTCGGAGCGATGAGGCGGGTGGTCGACATGATCGCCGCGATCGGGGGAAGGGCATGAGCGGGCACCAGGAGGCGAGGCTCTTCGACGAGGTCGAGAGCCTGTTCGAGCTCAACCCCTCGCGGCTCCAGACCTACCTGGACTGTCCCCGCCAGTACCGGTACCGCTACGTGGACCACCGCCCGGAGAGGCGGTCCTTCCCGCAGACCGCACTCGGCCGATCGGTCCATCGCGCGCTGCGGGACTTCTACGCGCTCCCTCCGGCCGACCGCACGGAATCGAACCTGATCCTGAACCTCCGCCACGCGTGGGACCCATCTGGGTACCCGTCCGGGGAGGCGGCCAGGTCCGGTCTGGCCCGGGCGGAGGACATGCTCCGCCGTTTCCACGCGATGGAGGACCACTCGAAGGTGCGCGCGATCGCGCTCGAGTCGAAGTTCGCGCTGAGCCACCCGGGAGCCGG from Actinomycetota bacterium includes these protein-coding regions:
- the folP gene encoding dihydropteroate synthase, whose amino-acid sequence is MLPLPRPRGRTAVMGILNVTPDSFSDGGLYSSVPSAIAHAHRMVDEGADVIDVGGESTRPGAEEVPADEEVRRVAPVVEAVAALGVAVSVDTRKAPVARAALDAGAIAVNDVSGGVFDPEMLPLVAERGCDVVLMHMRGSPQTMDSLVGYADVVAEVGEELSRRVAAAVAAGVARERIWLDPGLGFAKSPDQSLELLARVDVLRSLGHPVLVGPSRKRFVGHVTGGDPADRLEGTAAAVAWCAMSGVEMVRVHDVGAMRRVVDMIAAIGGRA